In the Henningerozyma blattae CBS 6284 chromosome 8, complete genome genome, one interval contains:
- the TKL1 gene encoding transketolase TKL1 (similar to Saccharomyces cerevisiae TKL2 (YBR117C) and TKL1 (YPR074C); ancestral locus Anc_3.372), whose product MTQIDKFTDVDKLAVSTIRLLAVDQVASANSGHPGAPLGMAPAAHVLFTQMRMNPKNPDWINRDRFVLSNGHAVALLYSMLHLSGYNYSIEDLKQFRHLNSKTPGHPEFELEGVEVTTGPLGQGISSAVGLAIAQANLAATYNKPDFVLSDNYTYVFLGDGCLEEGISSEASSLAGHLRLGNLIAIYDDNKITIDGATNVSFEEDVAKRYEAYGWEVLYVENGNEDLNGIYNAIQQAKLSKDKPTLIKMSTTIGFGSLAAGSHAVHGSPLKPDDIKQLRTKFGFDPNTSFTVPQEVYDLYQRKVVTPGQQAEDDWNKLFASYEKKYPDYAACLSRRLRGELPEGWESKLPTYTPADSAIATRKTSEIALDAIHSIPEVLGGSADLTPSNLTRWKEAVDFQPPSTGLGDYSGKYIRFGVREHAMGAIINGISAYGANYKPYAGTFLNFVSYAAGALRLSALSGHPVIWVATHDSIGVGEDGPTHQPIETLAHFRALPNVHVWRPADGNETSAAYKVALSSKTSPSILALSRQNLPQLEGSSIEKASKGGYILNDVSNPDIIFVATGSEVSLAVETSKQLAAKNIKARVVSMPDMLTFDRQPEDYRLSVLPDSVPILSVEVLTTFGWGKYAHQSFGLDRFGASGPAPSVFKKFEFVPEGLASRAEKTIAFYKGKEVISPLRKPF is encoded by the coding sequence ATGACTCAAATAGATAAATTTACTGACGTTGATAAATTAGCTGTCTCCACTATTCGATTATTGGCTGTGGATCAAGTTGCCTCTGCCAACTCTGGTCATCCAGGGGCTCCATTAGGTATGGCTCCAGCCGCTCATGTTCTTTTCACCCAAATGAGAATGAATCCAAAGAACCCAGACTGGATCAATAGAGATAGATTTGTCTTATCTAATGGTCACGCTGTAGCTTTATTATACTCCATGCTACATTTATCTGGTTACAACTATTCCATTGAAGATTTAAAGCAATTTAGACATTTGAACTCAAAGACCCCAGGTCATCcagaatttgaattggaaGGTGTTGAAGTCACCACTGGTCCATTGGGTCAAGGTATCTCTAGTGCTGTTGGTTTAGCTATTGCTCAAGCTAACTTGGCTGCTACCTACAACAAGCCAGATTTTGTATTATCAGACAATTACACTTACGTTTTCTTAGGTGATGGTTGTTTGGAAGAAGGTATTTCTTCAGAAGCTTCCTCTTTGGCTGGTCATTTAAGATTGGGTAATTTGATTGCTATCTATGATGACAACAAGATTACTATCGATGGTGCCACCAACGTTTcttttgaagaagatgtaGCAAAGAGATATGAAGCTTACGGTTGGGAAGTCTTATACGTCGAAAATGGTAACGAAGATTTAAATGGTATTTACAATGCTATTCAACAAGctaaattatctaaagaTAAGCcaactttaattaaaatgtCCACCACCATTGGGTTCGGTTCCTTAGCTGCCGGCTCTCATGCTGTCCACGGTTCTCCATTGAAACCAGATGATATCAAACAATTAAGAACCAAATTCGGTTTCGATCCGAACACTTCATTCACTGTCCCACAAGAAGTTTATGACTTATATCAAAGAAAGGTTGTAACTCCAGGTCAACAAGCTGAAGATGATtggaataaattatttgcatCCTATGAAAAGAAATACCCAGATTACGCTGCCTGTCTATCAAGAAGATTGAGAGGTGAATTACCAGAGGGTTGGGAATCTAAATTGCCAACTTACACGCCAGCTGATTCTGCCATTGCTACAAGAAAAACTTCCGAAATCGCTTTAGACGCTATTCATTCTATTCCTGAAGTCCTTGGTGGTTCTGCCGATTTAACTCCTTCTAACTTAACTAGATGGAAGGAAGCTGTTGATTTCCAACCACCTTCTACTGGTTTGGGTGACTACTCTggtaaatatattagattCGGTGTTAGAGAACATGCTATGGGTGCTATCATAAACGGTATTTCTGCTTATGGTGCTAACTACAAGCCATATGCCGGTACTTTCTTAAACTTCGTCTCTTACGCTGCTGGTGCCCTTAGATTATCTGCTTTGTCAGGTCATCCGGTCATTTGGGTCGCAACTCACGATTCTATCGGTGTTGGTGAAGATGGTCCAACCCATCAACCTATTGAAACTTTAGCCCACTTTAGAGCTTTGCCAAACGTCCATGTTTGGAGACCAGCCGATGGTAATGAAACATCTGCCGCTTACAAGGTTGCTTTATCTTCTAAAACTTCACCATCCATCTTGGCTTTATCTAGACAAAACTTACCACAATTAGAAGGTTCTTCCATTGAAAAGGCTTCTAAGGGTGGTTACATCTTAAACGATGTATCAAACCCAGATATTATCTTCGTCGCTACTGGTTCTGAAGTTTCTTTGGCTGTTGAAACCTCTAAGCAATTAGCTGCTAAAAACATTAAGGCTCGTGTTGTCTCCATGCCAGATATGTTAACTTTCGACAGACAACCAGAAGATTATAGATTATCTGTCTTACCAGACAGTGTTCCAATTTTATCTGTTGAAGTATTGACTACCTTCGGTTGGGGTAAATATGCTCATCAATCTTTTGGTTTAGATAGATTCGGTGCCTCTGGTCCAGCTCCATCTGTTTTTAAGAAATTCGAATTTGTTCCAGAAGGTCTTGCTTCAAGAGCTGAAAAGACTATTGCCTTTTACAAGGGTAAGGAAGTCATCTCTCCATTAAGAAAGcctttttaa
- the LYS2 gene encoding L-aminoadipate-semialdehyde dehydrogenase (similar to Saccharomyces cerevisiae LYS2 (YBR115C); ancestral locus Anc_3.369), which translates to MSQSIWVDRLSNPTLSTLPQDYKNPQEVPFICQETTSIEVPQLDTLPDSLNDPYIVVLCVWSSLLFRLTGDNDIIIYISNSKILRFEIISTWSFQEMYDTVCTELNKLQALPSIESLDTLSLEIQKQNGSELIPKLFTQMVLLEGDTSLDQFKYNPLDISLLLHLSSTESANSILTINYNSRIYSKERILNLFDQLLQFISAVIIDPKRIIAKINLITPDSLTNLPNPKAALGWCDFVGCIHDIFQDNAERFPERTCVVETPSFDSNLPLRKFTYGDINRSSNLVAHYLISKGIEVGDVVMIYSSRGVDLMICVMGVLKAGATFSVIDPSYPPERQTVYLSVAKPRGLIVIRKAGQLDPLVKDYIAKELDIKAFIPSIEIQDNATLQGALTNDPLEKVRSLENVRTDIILGPDSNPTLSFTSGSEGLPKGVLGRHFSLAYYFNWMSKTFKLSSSDRFTMLSGIAHDPIQRDMFTPLYLGAQLYVPTQTDIGTPGKLAEWISKYQCTVTHLTPAMGQLLAAQATAQISALHHAFFVGDILTKRDCTRLQSLAPNCNIVNMYGTTETQRAVSYYEVISKNQDPTFLESLKDTIPAGKGMYNVQLLVVNRYDRTQICGVGEVGEIYMRAGGLAEGYRGLPDLNKEKFVNNWFVDENHWNYLDDKKDKPWNKYWLGPRDRLYRTGDLGRYLPDGNCECCGRADDQVKIRGFRIELGEIDTHISQYPLVRENITLVRKNQNGEPTLITFMVPRFDMEDQLHKYYEPLSNNVSTDPIVKGLLEYGQLTKQIKDFLKKRLASYSIPTLIVVMNKLPLNPNGKVDKPKLQYPTEKQLQLVQQNTNIENETVNFTPTEKRVLELWLKVLPSPPASVTVEDSFFDLGGHSLLATKMIFMLKKQYNINIPLNTIYKFPTIKEFANKIDNREVSETETDTSSITSSNNYFADAKKLVKSLPELYPSNSANNISNKKAINFFVTGVTGFLGSYILSNILNREGDVNYKVFAHVRSSSKEEGLQRIRKAGIIYGTWNESFVENIEVVLGDLSVKQFGLSDADWNSLASLIDVIIHNGALVHWVYPYSKLRASNVIATINVMSLATIGKPKNFDFVSSTSVLDTTFYFDLSEKLIKDGKDGILETDDLMGSSNGLSGGYGQSKWVAEYLVREAGKRGLRGCIVRPGYVTGASKNGSCNTDDFLLRFMKGCLQLGYVPDIDNSVNMVPVDHVAQVVVATSLYSPSSTELPVAHVTAHPRISLRDYVSVLNDYGYFVKQTSYADWRDRLENATINEGQENALYPLLHMVLNNLEENTKAPELDDRNAQFSLDKDNANVTKSISMGATPRQIAIYISFLIQVGFLSNVAINSTKKLPVLELTKSQIELVSSGAGSRTSSAK; encoded by the coding sequence ATGTCACAAAGCATTTGGGTCGATAGGTTAAGTAATCCAACGTTGTCTACGTTACCACAAGATTACAAGAATCCTCAAGAGGTACCCTTTATTTGCCAAGAAACTACTTCTATAGAGGTTCCACAATTGGATACTCTACCAGATTCTTTAAATGATCCCTATATTGTTGTTCTATGTGTTTGGTCATCACTGTTGTTTAGGTTAACTGgtgataatgatataattatttatatttccaattcaaaaatattaaggTTCGAAATTATTAGTACTTGGTCGTTCCAAGAAATGTATGATACAGTATGCACAGAACTGAATAAACTTCAAGCTCTACCATCCATTGAATCATTAGATACTTTATCTCTAGAAATACAAAAGCAAAATGGATCAGAGTTAATTCCAAAACTGTTTACTCAGATGGTCTTATTAGAAGGTGATACAAGCTTGGatcaattcaaatataatcCGTTagatatatctttattattgcATTTATCTTCCACTGAATCTGCAAATTCCATATTAACCATTAATTACAATTCAAGGATTTATTCCAAGGAAAGAATTctgaatttatttgatcAGCTATTACAATTTATTTCTGCTGTGATTATCGATCCAAAGAGAATCATAGCAAAAATCAATCTAATTACTCCTGATTCCCTAACTAACCTACCAAACCCCAAAGCTGCATTGGGTTGGTGTGATTTTGTGGGTTGTATACATGATATTTTCCAAGATAATGCTGAAAGATTCCCGGAAAGAACTTGTGTGGTAGAAACCCCATCTTTTGATTCTAATTTACCTTTAAGAAAATTTACTTATGGTGATATTAATCgttcttctaatttagtggctcattatttaatctCAAAGGGTATTGAAGTTGGGGATGTTGTAATGATATATTCTTCTCGTGGTGTGGATCTAATGATTTGTGTGATGGGTGTATTGAAAGCAGGTGCTACATTTTCCGTTATAGATCCTTCTTACCCACCTGAAAGGCAAACTGTTTATCTAAGTGTGGCTAAACCTCGTGGTTTGATTGTTATCAGAAAAGCTGGTCAATTAGATCCATTAGTTAAAGATTATATTGCTAAAGAATTAGATATTAAAGCATTTATTCCCTCTATTGAAATCCAAGATAACGCCACACTACAAGGTGCATTGACAAACGATCCTTTAGAAAAAGTTAGATCTTTAGAAAATGTGCGTACAGATATCATTCTGGGTCCAGATTCGAATCCAACATTATCGTTCACTTCCGGTTCCGAAGGTTTACCAAAAGGTGTGCTAGGTAGACATTTCTCATTGgcttattattttaattggaTGTCCAAGACTTTTAAACTTTCTTCCTCTGATAGATTTACCATGTTAAGTGGTATTGCTCATGATCCAATTCAAAGAGATATGTTTACACCATTGTATTTAGGTGCTCAATTATATGTCCCAACTCAAACAGATATTGGAACCCCAGGTAAATTAGCTGAATGGATATCTAAATATCAATGCACTGTTACACATTTAACCCCAGCAATGGGTCAATTATTAGCAGCTCAAGCCACAGCACAAATTTCAGCCTTACATCATGCATTTTTCGTGGGTGATATCTTGACTAAAAGAGATTGTACACGTTTACAGTCCTTAGCCCCAAACTGTAATATTGTTAATATGTATGGTACTACTGAAACTCAAAGAGCTGTATCATATTATGAAgttatttctaaaaatcaAGACCCAACTTTCTTAGAGTCATTAAAAGATACAATCCCAGCAGGTAAAGGTATGTATAACGTACAATTGTTGGTTGTGAATAGATATGATAGAACTCAAATATGTGGTGTGGGTGAAGTTGGTGAAATTTATATGCGTGCAGGTGGTTTAGCGGAAGGGTACCGTGGTTTACCAGATCTAAACAAGGAAAAATTCGTTAATAATTGGTTCGTAGATGAGAATCACTGGAATTATTTAGATGATAAGAAAGATAAACCTTGGAATAAATACTGGCTGGGTCCAAGAGATAGATTATACAGAACAGGGGATTTAGGTCGTTATTTACCTGATGGTAATTGTGAATGTTGTGGTAGGGCAGATGATCAAGTTAAAATTCGTGGGTTTAGAATTGAATTAGGTGAAATCGATACTCATATCTCTCAATATCCTTTAGTAAgagaaaatattactttGGTTCgtaaaaatcaaaatggTGAGCCTACTTTAATTACATTTATGGTTCCCAGATTCGATATGGAAGATCAATTACATAAATATTATGAGcctttatcaaataatgtCTCTACAGATCCAATTGTTAAAGGTCTTCTTGAATATGGTCAACTTACAAAACAGATTAAAGATTTcttaaagaaaagattaGCCAGTTATTCAATTCCCACTCTGATTGTTGTAATGAATAAGCTTCCTTTAAATCCTAATGGGAAAGTAGATAAACCAAAATTGCAATATCCAACAGAAAAGCAATTGCAATTAGTTCaacaaaatacaaatattgaaaatgaaactGTTAATTTTACTCCAACTGAAAAGAGAGTACTGGAATTATGGCTGAAAGTTTTACCTTCTCCTCCTGCTTCAGTCACTGTCGAGGATTCTTTCTTTGATCTGGGTGGTCATTCGCTTTTAGCTACTAAAATGATTTTTATGTTGAAAAAACagtataatataaatattccattaaacacaatttataaatttccaacaattaaagaattcgcaaataaaattgacaATAGGGAAGTTTCTGAAACTGAAACTGATACGTCTTCAATTAcctcttcaaataattattttgcGGATGCTAAAAAACTAGTAAAGAGTTTGCCAGAATTATATCCTTCAAACTCtgcaaataatatatcCAATAAGAAAgctattaatttttttgtcacTGGTGTAACCGGATTTTTAGGTTCTTATAtcttatcaaatattttaaaccGTGAAGGAGATGTCAACTATAAAGTATTTGCTCATGTTCGTTCTAGCTCCAAAGAAGAAGGCTTGCAACGTATAAGAAAAGCTGGTATTATATATGGTACTTGGAATGAATCATTTGTGGAAAATATCGAAGTTGTGCTAGGTGACTTATCCGTCAAGCAATTTGGATTATCAGATGCAGATTGGAATTCATTAGCAAGTTTAATTGATGTAATTATCCATAACGGTGCTTTAGTTCATTGGGTTTATCCATACTCTAAGTTAAGAGCTTCAAATGTAATTGCAACAATTAATGTGATGAGTTTAGCTACAATTGGTAAACCAaagaattttgattttgtttCATCAACTTCTGTTTTAGATACTACGTTTTATTTTGACTTATCGGAAAAGTTAATTAAAGATGGTAAAGATGGTATTTTAGAGACTGATGATTTAATGGGTTCATCGAATGGGCTGTCAGGTGGTTACGGTCAATCAAAATGGGTAGCTGAATATTTAGTGAGAGAGGCTGGTAAGAGAGGTTTAAGAGGTTGTATTGTTAGGCCAGGTTACGTTACAGGTGCTTCCAAAAATGGTTCATGTAATACTGATGACTTTTTATTGAGATTTATGAAAGGTTGTTTGCAACTAGGATATGTTCCAGATATTGATAACAGTGTCAACATGGTTCCTGTGGATCATGTTGCACAAGTAGTGGTAGCTACATCTTTGTATAGTCCAAGTTCTACTGAATTGCCGGTTGCTCATGTTACAGCACATCCTAGAATTAGCCTCAGGGATTATGTCTCCGTCTTAAATGATTATGGTTATTTTGTAAAGCAAACAAGTTATGCTGATTGGAGGGATAGACTAGAAAATGCAACCATCAATGAAGGTCAAGAAAATGCATTATATCCTTTATTACATATGgtattgaataatttagaagaaaatacGAAAGCTCCAGAATTAGATGACCGAAACGCACAATTTTCTTTAGACAAGGATAATGCAAATGTTACAAAATCAATCAGTATGGGTGCCACACCTCGACAAATtgctatatatatatcttttttgaTTCAAGTGGGATTTTTAAGCAATGTAGCAATTAACTCTACTAAGAAACTGCCTGTTTTAGAACTAACTAAGTCACAAATTGAACTAGTATCCTCCGGTGCTGGGTCTCGTACTAGTTCagcaaaataa
- the OPY2 gene encoding Opy2p (similar to Saccharomyces cerevisiae OPY2 (YPR075C); ancestral locus Anc_3.373), whose protein sequence is MSTITLSSTLSAASIVSTYIPNDSNSATPSSSSSIIATDSRGCVQCDDSLTCPECGDDEYCAITSLTCSACPVTYCAKRVTGTNSTSNSTNSTSTSKNSKDNKSSHLNAIIGGSLGGGLFFLFCLLIMLVYIFYWRPRMRKKRDREKALLESMGFEYDGKDNIFMDDIAIIGSDEDDDDEDEDEDEDEDEEVDEANGLITKLDGTEFDTVDMGSNTEVLTMNDITTDQNSILPRLKNINRTQYEFRPPIIHTVAGMKQPNYLMVNGNRGSMSTINTKASSNVLPIGYVPGVTISHSGSYRLRKNAARADGPGNGNYDIMSHITLGSSIFEDIDATTQNDNKSNTNNNNSNNNNGNLDIVDMNIDIDNAKDQETSKENVEDKETNRLTTAIKAKPRLVQISEEEEGGEEKGGSNDSLEEKVGSGAVEQEELKSTRGRSTIQEDDEGSFILEFGVDDSIINGVSDNTKQG, encoded by the coding sequence tagtagtagtagtattatTGCAACAGATAGTAGGGGATGTGTTCAATGCGATGATTCTTTAACGTGCCCTGAGTGTGGTGACGATGAATATTGTGCCATCACATCATTAACATGCTCGGCATGTCCTGTTACATATTGTGCTAAACGAGTTACTGGGACTAATTCTACGAGCAATTCTACCAACTCTACAAGTACCTCAAAAAACTCAAAGGATAATAAATCGTCACATTTAAATGCGATAATTGGTGGTTCATTAGGTGGaggattattttttttattttgtttattgataatgttagtttatatattctattgGAGACCAAGAATGCGGAAAAAGAGAGATCGTGAAAAGGCATTATTAGAGTCTATGGGGTTCGAATATGATGGTAAGGATAATATATTCATGGATGATATAGCTATCATTGGATCTGacgaagatgatgatgatgaggaCGAAGACGAGGATGAGGACGAGGACGAAGAGGTAGATGAAGCAAATGGACTAATTACTAAACTGGATGGAACTGAATTCGATACAGTAGATATGGGTAGTAATACCGAAGTATTAACAATGAATGATATTACAACAGATCAAAATTCCATTTTACcaagattgaaaaatattaatagaacTCAATATGAATTTAGACCTCCAATAATACACACTGTAGCAGGTATGAAACAACCTAATTATCTAATGGTCAACGGTAATAGAGGCAGTATGTCAACAATAAATACCAAGGCATCTTCGAACGTATTACCTATCGGGTATGTTCCAGGTGTTACTATCAGCCATTCTGGGTCATATCGACTACGCAAGAATGCGGCAAGAGCTGATGGGCCAGGAAATGGTAATTATGATATCATGTCACATATTACCCTCGGGTCATCtatatttgaagatattgaCGCTACCACACAAAATGACAACAAGAgcaatacaaataataataatagtaataataacaatggtAACTTGGATATCGTTGATAtgaatattgatattgataacGCAAAAGATCAAGAAACCTCCAAGGAAAATGTTGAAGATAAAGAGACGAATAGACTAACCACTGCAATCAAAGCGAAGCCAAGATTAGTACAAAtatctgaagaagaagaaggtGGAGAAGAAAAAGGAGGTAGCAATGACTCTTTAGAGGAAAAAGTCGGCAGTGGTGCTGTAGAACaagaagaattgaaaagCACACGGGGTAGAAGCACAATCCAGGAAGATGACGAGGGAAGCtttatattagaatttggCGTTGATGATTCCATTATTAATGGTGTAAGCGATAACACCAAACAAGGATAA
- the NOT5 gene encoding CCR4-NOT core subunit NOT5 (similar to Saccharomyces cerevisiae NOT5 (YPR072W); ancestral locus Anc_3.370), giving the protein MENRRLIENGMERFKTIEKLMKTKQFSTEALTNPDLVKDPKELKKRDQCLFIQGCLEDLQKQLESFETQENTEQIERHEFHIVNLENILKLLQNNEMDPETVVEFSDDIKYYVENNNEPDFIEYDTIYDDMACEILPSSSANTSQQDISKDSILSSTNSTTNNNATANNNIGTSNSNSNNASASTAQTNNLSTSKSLKKQERLLKKKQSIDLLVTKKQKDDASNSIQNSSAKIPTTLNSNKTSSKKKNASIPVNLEAHFPPDRTKEINDQIENEIKENSAFKNPLFEKELKYWLNSKKSLLQPSTELSSRVALQLESSLLNCPDSLDADTPFLFQKPLSLNHPTSIFFPSEPIRFIYSADPTKQQQNQQQQQQQQQQQQQQQQQQQQQQQPTQNENRQQQAPSQSSSQDQLSSNQRSPSLNNTKNNSNNNLHKGSSDDKKNKESEPKEDIYSNTSLARIFTKFDLDTLFFIFYHYQGTYDQFLSARELAKNRNWEFNKVDRRWYYREVEKLPPGLPQSEEISWRYFDYQKSWLSRRCNSNFQYREEEFENLE; this is encoded by the coding sequence ATGGAAAATAGAagattaattgaaaatgggATGGAACGGTTCAAGACAATTGagaaattgatgaaaacAAAACAATTCTCTACCGAAGCTTTGACGAACCCAGACTTAGTCAAAGACCctaaagaattgaaaaaaagagacCAATGTTTATTCATTCAAGGCTGCTTGGAAGATTTACAAAAACAATTAGAATCTTTCGAAACTCAAGAAAACACTGAACAAATTGAAAGACATGAGTTCCATATTGTAAATTTAGAgaacattttaaaattattacaaaataatgaaatggACCCAGAAACTGTGGTAGAATTTAGTGATgacattaaatattatgtagaaaataataatgagcCAGATTTCATAGAATATGATACTATCTATGATGATATGGCTTGTGAAATCTTGCCTTCCTCTTCTGCTAATACTTCACAACAagatatttcaaaagattcTATTTTATCTTCTACCAATTCcactactaataataatgctactgctaataataacattgGTACTAGCAATAgcaatagtaataatgcCAGTGCTTCAACAGCCCAgactaataatttatctacttcaaaatctttaaagaaACAAGAACGtctattgaagaaaaaacaatCAATTGATCTATTAGTTAccaaaaaacaaaaagacGATGCTTCCAATTCTATTCAAAATTCAAGTGCAAAAATACCAACTacattaaattcaaataaaacatCCTCTAAGAAAAAGAACGCATCAATTCCAGTGAACTTGGAAGCTCATTTCCCACCTGATAgaacaaaagaaattaatgatcaaattgaaaatgaaataaaagaaaattctGCATTTAAAAACCccttatttgaaaaagaattaaaatattggttAAATTCGAAAAAAAGTCTTTTACAACCTTCAACAGAATTATCTTCCAGAGTGGCTTTACAATTGGAGTCATCATTATTGAATTGTCCTGATTCTTTAGATGCTGATACTCCATTTTTGTTTCAAAAACCATTGTCATTAAATCATCCAACCTCCATATTCTTTCCAAGTGAACCTATAAGATTCATATATTCTGCTGATCCTAccaaacaacaacaaaatcaacaacaacaacaacaacaacaacaacaacaacaacaacaacagcaacaacaacaacagcaacaacaaccGACCCAAAATGAAAATCGACAACAACAAGCACCCTCACAATCATCATCACAGGACCAATTGTCATCTAATCAACGATCACCATCATTAAACAATACTAAGAACAATAGTAACAATAATTTACATAAAGGTTCTTCTGatgataagaaaaataaagaatctGAACCTAAAGAAGATATTTATTCTAATACTTCATTAGCaagaatatttacaaaGTTTGATTTAgatactttattttttatcttttatcattatcaagGAACATATGATCAATTTTTATCAGCTAGAGAATTAGCTAAAAATAGGAATTGggaatttaataaagttgATCGTCGTTGGTATTATAGAGAAGTGGAAAAACTACCACCTGGATTACCACAATCTGAAGAAATATCATGGAGATATTTCGATTACCAAAAGAGTTGGTTATCAAGACGTTGTAATagtaattttcaatatcgtgaagaagaatttgagAATTTAGAGTAA